In Nocardia sp. NBC_00403, the DNA window CCTCTCGACCAGAGGTTCTCGCGCCTCGCGTACCCAGAACAGACGAACGTCATCGCTTGAACGTCCCGAGTCCGTCCTCGTCGAAATACTCGAGTGTGAGCGCGTCGGCCGTGAACGTCGCCTTGGAGACGGTCCCTGGCGGGGCGTTCTCGTCACTCAGCGTGAAGACGAACGTGTCTCCGTCCCAGTGTTTCAACGGATAAGTCCGTCCGGCAGGACCCAGTGCAAGCACCAGCGTCCCGCCGGCATCCGACACCACGGCGGGTCCCCAATAGTCGTTCGCATAGGTCCCGGCATAAGACACAAGTGGTTGCGGCGCAGCCGGATTCGCAGGCGACTGTTTGCCGACCAACTCCCCCTCCGGCTCAGCCATGCCCGCGAACACATGCTGGTAGAGCGCACGCCAGTCTTCGCGCACCTTGCCATATTGCACGAGATCGGCGAACTCGGCGGTCAGGGTTTCCGGAACTCCGATCGGCGCGGTGTTGGTCAGCGCGACAATGGCCACGTCGGCCGACGGTATCACCAGAAAGTTGGTAGCCGCCCCCAACGAGAAAGCGCCCGAGTGACTATAAGTGACGCGACCAGCCGAGGTACTGGACACGTTGAACCCATACCCGTAGAAACCCGCGCGCGCATCGGGCGCGGTCGGCGGACCCGAGATCACTTGCGGTGTGATCGCAGGCAATAGCGCCGACTCGGGCGCAATCACCTTCCCGCCGATCGCACCAGTGCCGAGCATCATGGCAAGCCACTGCGCCATATCGCGCACCGAAGAGCTGGCTCCGCCCGCAGGTGCCTGCGCATCCGGATTTCGCACCGCCTGCGCGACCCAATCCCCATCGACCGACATATGCCCGACCGCCCGATTAGATCTCGCCTTGTAATCATCGAATCGGGAACTGGTGGAGCTCATCCCGAGTGGGGTGTAGAGGACGTCGGCCGACAGCTGGGCCCACTCGGCGCCTGCGGCCGCTGCGACGGCTTCGGCTGCGGCAGTCAAGCCGAAGTTGGTGTAGTGGTATGTAATTCGAAACGGATCGAGCGGGTCCACTCGCAGTTTGTCGAGCACTTGCCTACGGTCGTAACCCAGGTCCTCCAAGCGATCACCCGCATGGTCGGGCAGCCCGCTGCGATGCGCGAAAAGGTCACCGATCGTGACATTCGCGGTGACATACGGTTCACGCAACGCAAACCAAGGCAGCTTCGACACGACCGGCGTATCCCACCCGACCGATCCCGCCCCCACCTGATGCGCCACCACGGTCGCCGCAAGCGACTTGGACACCGATGCAAGCTGAAACACCGTGTCGGAATCCACTTTATCGTCGTGCCCGACTTCACGGACGCCGAAACCCTTGCTGTACACCGTCTTCCCGCCATGTACGACAGCAACTGCCATACCCGGAATCTTGGTGTCCGCCATCAACGACTCGACCAGGCCGTCAAGTTTCTCCACAGCAACTTCTACGGCACGGTCTGGCAGCGCGAGGCCAACAACCTGGTCAGGCGCGAGATTCGCCGTCGTCAACGTGGCACTGCCTGCCCCGTCGATGGCCGGCGAGCTGCAGCTCACAAGGAGCGCGACCGCGGGAAGAGCGATCGCTCCGAACCACCGGCTACGACGCGTCATGGATCATGACGGTAGTCCGCGAAAGCCTCTCAAGTGAGTCGTTCGTGGCACACCACAGCACAGCTCCAGCAAACACACGATGTAGCCCAACCCCAGAGACCCCCGCGCACGTGGTCTAAGCGATGGCGGCTGGGTCTTCTCGAGGTAGATCGGCAGGGCCTCTTCGCCCACATGGAGATCTACGAACGCTCGAACTCGCCATGCTGAGCCCCACCAATGAAGGCGTCCCATTCGGCAGGCGTGAAGACCAGCGCAGGGCCGCTCGGGTTTTGGAGTTACGAACGCCAACCATGCCGCCCTCCAGATGCGCGACCTCCACGCAATCTTGGCCCCCGCCGCTGTGGCTGCTCTTGAACCACTCTGCCCCGGATAGGTCAACGCACACGCTCGAACTCCTTCGCTACTTCCCGCACCAGGTCTCGACTGAGTCGTACATCCAACGCGGCTTGCATCAACGTCGGTCAGCGAGACCGTGGCATATTCGCCCGGCAGTCGCATAGCGCCGAACAGATCCGCGATTGCGCCTTGCTGCTCGGCGTCCAGCGGTCCCACCCGCATGCGCTGCACCGACCGCCCCGCCGAGAATCTTTCATGGAGCGCCAGCCACAAAGGTGCCAACGCAGGTGAGAGCTGCCGAACCGGACTCCGGACAGTTACCCGCCGCCTGCCCATTTCCGTTGCCGGATGACGCAGCTCCTCGGCGCTCATCCGCCGATCCTAGTTCCTGGACGGCGACGATTTCCGTGCCGCTGAGTCCCTGGAGCAGGGACCGCCTACACATATATGCCACAATACTCATATGGCTCTAAAACGTACGATGGTCTACGCCGATGCCAACGACCTGGCCATCATCAAAGAGGCTGCCGCACAGAGCAACGTCAGTGAGGCGGAGATCATCCGCAATGCGATACACCTTGCCGCGCTGCGGATGCAACGGCGATCGGAACCGCTCCGCCTGAGGCGTTTCGCCAGCGGCGATCCCACCCTCGCCGAGCGTGTCGACGAGTACCTCGCCGATGATTTCGGCGACCACCCGGAACGCCTGTGACAGTCGATATCGAGGGGCCCGGAATCGTCATAGCCGACACATCCGGGCTGATTGCCGCATTCGACACCTCGTCACCGGACAGCGATGGGGCCTTTCATACCCTCGAACAGGCCGGTCTGGTCGTGCTGTCGCCACTCGCACTCGCCGAGGTCGACCATGTCGCCCGCCGGGTACTGGGACGACGGATCGCAACGGAGATGATCGAGGATCTCAGCGCTCAGGCTCGCACGGGGCGTTTCGAGATCGCCACAGTGACACCTGATGTGTTGGATCAGGCCAATGCCGTCCGCAGGCTCTACCCCGACTTGCGTCTTGACCTCGCGGACGCAGTCATTGTCGCCTTAGCCGCTGACTACGAAACCGATGCGGTACTCACCCTCGACCGACGAGACTTCCGAGCCCTGACGCCACTCACCGAACACAAGGCATTCCGCGTGCTGCCCGACGACCTTCGCTGATTGCAGACGAGCGCTCGGATCGGTATCAGGGGAAACCTGGCAGAGTTCACTGCTACCGCTCAGGGCGGACGGTGAATGCAGACGGCTCATAAACCTTTGCGCGCCGCGCTATCTCGTCCGCCTGCGCACCCTGGCCTGCCGCGGTCTGCTGGATCTCGAAGAAGTGGTCGCGCAGCTCCTCCATCGACGTCACGGAGCCACGAGCCTCGCCGCCAGGGAAGCGCACAGTGACCGCGCCGTCGACCACGACAAGTTCGCCGCTCGCCCCACAGGTCGCGCACTCGGCTTCCTGGCCGCGTAGTACGAAAACATCCAGGTGGCACGAGGGGCACAGGCCGGGCTTGTCACCAAGGTACTTCGCGTCCTCGAAACGCACGCCGACCTGCCCCGTCACATTGCGGCCGAGCTGGGTTGCGCGCGCTATTGCGCTGTCGTCGAGCACGATGGATCGCGGCATGCCTGCGCCCGCGAACTGCACCTGATCGACCACTGCGATCCGCATGGAGAAGGTCAGCGTGTGCAGGAGCGGCAGTGCCAACGTGGTCCAGCGCGGCGTCAAAGACCCTCCGACAGCGATGAATCCGGCTACTCGTGGCCTGAGGACACGTTCGTCCACTCGGAAGGACACTGCGGGAGTTACACCGGAGGCCTGCAGACGCAGCAGCTCGGTGGTGATGGCGGCGTCGGCGTTGGGGCCGAGGATGCGGTCGGCGAGCAGTTTGAGGCGGCCGGGGATGGTCCTGGTCAGCACCGGGACGGCGACGATCAGAGCATCACACTCGATGAGCTGCTCCCAGAACCACGCGGTGTCGTCGGCTGTTCCGGTGTCCGGACCGGGTGCGATCTCCAGGTCGTCGAGCCTGACGAGCCGCGCGTCCATCCCGCCTTCCCTGGCGGCGGACAGCGCGGCTGTCAGCAGGAGCTCCGCGCTGCCGCCGGGCTGTCCGCAAGACAGCCCGAGCACGATTCCACCATCCGACCGGGTCGAGAGCGTCATGCTGCGGAGCGTAACCGGAAATCGGAAACATCGCCTGTCCACAGCGGTGCAGGAAACCGGGTTGCCTGCCCGATCAACCAGCTCCCCGTACAGAACTGCTGTCGCACCGATCCCACAGGTCTGGCAGTAATCCGGCTCTGGCATGCCGGCTACACGCTTGCTGACCGCGGTTCCCACGCCGCGTTGGTTCCTGCGACGATTCTGCGACCGGGCGTCGTTCATGGAGAACTACCTCGTAGAGCGCCGCGGCGTCGTCTTGGCGCCCACCGGCGCACGTTCACTGACGCACGTCGCGGTTCACCGGCCCGGCCCAGGGCCCTGCGACCCCGCACTGCGAAACAACCGACTCCGGCTCGATCCGAAGCGCCGCGCAGACTATCCTTCGGCAGCCAATTGCCCACAGGCAGCGGCGATTTCCTGGCCACGGGTATCGCGCACGGTACACGGAACGCCCTGGGCGTTGACGCGCCGGACGAACTCGGCTTCGACGGGCTTGGGGCTCGCGTCCCACTTGCTACCCGGGGTCGGGTTCAGCGGGATGACATTGACGTGCACGCGCGAACCGAGTGCCTTGTGCAGCTTCTGACCCAACATGTCCGCACGCCACGGCTGATCATTGATATCGCGGATCAACGCGTACTCGATCGAGACGCGGCGGCCGCTCTTGTCGGCGTAGTACCGCGCGGCATCGAGGACCTCGGCCACCGGCCAGCGGTTGTTGACCGGAACCAGGGTGTCGCGCAGCTCGTCGTCGGGAGTGTGCAGCGAGACCGCCAGGGTCACCGAGAGGTCCTCGTCGGCGAGCTTGCGGATGGCGGGAGCCAGGCCGACGGTGGAGACGACGACGTTGCGCTGGGAGATGCCGAAGCCGTCCGGGGCCGGTGAGGTGATCCGGCGGACGGCGGCGACCACGCGCTTGTAGTTGGCCAAGGGTTCACCCATGCCCATGAACACGATGTTGGAGAGTCGACCGGGTCCGCCCGCAACCTCGCCGTCGCGCATGGCCGCGGCAGCTGCGCGGACCTGATCGACGATCTCGGCGGTGGACAGGTTGCGGTTCAGGCCGCCCTGGCCGGTGGCGCAGAACGGGCAGGCCATGCCGCAACCAGCTTGGCTGGAGATGCAGAGGGTGGCGCGGTCCGGGTAGCGCATGAGGACGCTCTCGAGGAGGGTGCCGTCGCCTGCTCGCCACAAGGTCTTTCGCGTCTGGCCCGCGTCACATGCCACGTGCTTCACGACCGACATGAGCGGCGGGAAGAGTGCCTCGCCGATTTTCTCGCGCACCGGTGCGGGCAGATCCGTCATCTGCTCGGGGTCGGCTTGCAGGCGGCCGTAGTACTGCCTGGCGATCTGGTCCGCTCGGAACTTCGGCAGTCCCAGTTCCTCGACCGCCGCACGACGGCCGTCGGGATCGAGGTCGGCGAGGTGCCGAGGGGGCATACCACGGCGCGGAGCATCGAAGACAAGCGGAAGGGAGACGGTCATAATTTCTCCAGTGTCCCATCCCTTGGGCTCGCTGCCGACCGGAGGTGACGATCGCGACGCCCGACGCGACGAAGGTCACTGCTCGAGGCTCCGATCACAGTGCCGAAAGGCAGGCAGGTTCCGATCCAGCGACATACGGATCCCCGCGCGCGCAAATACCTGCGCGGGTCATAGCGATCGACAATGATCGGACCATGACGAGCCACGCTGAGGAGTCGTCCGAACCGGAGCCCGGACGGCCGCCCGAACCCGTTGTCCCTCCCACGCCGCCGAAGCCCGTCGCCAAGACTTTGGAGAAGTCCAGGACCGGAGACACCTGGATCGCATTCATCGTCGCGGCATTGATCGGCATCCTGGTGCTGATCTTCATCATGCAGAACCTCGAGCAGCAACGGGTGGACCTGCTGTTCTGGGATTTCTCGCTGCCGGTCGGAATCCTGGTGCTCTTGTCGGTGATCGCGGGCGCCTTGGTGATGGCGCTCGTCGGCGGCGTCCGCATCGTGCAGCTCAGGCGGGTCGCCAAGCGCCCGTGAGTGGCTAGTGGCCGACCATGCGCTCCAGCACCTCGTGAAACTCTTCGTCGACGACGATGGCCAGACCTTCGCCGTCGATCCGGGTGAGCTGAGTCCACCGTCCCCGACACCACCAGAACACATAGGGGCTGATCGCGCCGGGCTGGTCCGCGTATTCGGCGGCCGCGAATCCAGCCATAGCGTTCAGTGACGGGATCAGCTGAGGACCCTCGATGACGTGGAAGGCGACCAGGTGACGGAAGGGTACCGCCACCAGCGCACCGTCGTCGCCGAGCGGCGCACCGACGAGCTTCGCTACCAGTTCGTCCAGTAGTAGCGCCCAGGACGCGGTCAGGTACGAGTCGCCTGCGGCCACATCGAATCGCGTGCCGTCCTCGTCTTCGATGACATCGTGCTGCTCGATGGGTAGCTCGCGCAGGTTGTCCATCGCCCGCGCCCGCAGCTGATCCAGATCGCCGAGGTCGGTCAGCGACTGCCACGGCAACGTCTGGACGCTGTCGGGCAGATCGAGTGCGAGCGCCGCGTGCAGACCGGGAGCCAGTTCGGCGGCATAGCCGTAGTCCCCGCCGGTGGCCAGTTGATGCTCGCCCGCCACTTTGGGATAGAGCAGCGACCACACCTCGGCGGTCGGCATCGCAGACGTATCGGTCGCCCCATCGATGCTGTGCAGTACGAGATCGACGTGGCGTTCGATCAGCGCGGACCAGATGTCGGGACCTTCGGCAGCGTTGTGGCATGCGGCCGCGATATTGTACAAACCGAACTCGTTCCCCGAGTCATCGGTGACGTGCGTGCCGAAAACCGTTACCTCGAAACCACGTTCGGCGAAGGCGCGGTACACCGTCTCGCGTAGCCTGCTGCCCTCGCCCTCCGACAGGAACTCGAACTCGGCGTCACGCGGCAAAACTGCCGAATCACGCTGGGGCACATGACGAAACAATCCCACTGCAGCCACTCCGTCCGAAGATCAACGCGCCGAGCGTATCCGGACGCTCCCGGCACGCACGCGTCGGGCGTCAGAGGAACGTGGAAAGCACCAGCCAGGACACGAAAGCCGAGGGCAGCATCGAATCGAGGCGGTCCATGATGCCGCCGTGACCGGGCAGCAGAGTGCCCATGTCCTTGATGCCGAGTTCCCGTTTGATCTGCGACTCGATGAGGTCGCCGACCGTCGCGACCAGGACGAGGCCGATGCCGAGCACCACACCGATCATCGAGTTTGCATCCAGCAGCAGGGTGACCGTCAGCAGACCGCCGATGACGCTGAAAACCAGTGAGCCGCCGAAGCCTTCCCACGACTTCTTCGGGCTGATCGACGGCACCATCGGATGGCGGCCGAACAGCACGCCCGCCACGTAGCCGCCGACGTCGGAGCACACCACCAGGATCATGAAGGTCAGCACCCGCAGGTTGCCGTCCGGTTCCAGCAGCAGCAGGGTGGCGAAGGAGGCGAGCAGCGGGATCCATGCCAGCGTGAAGATCGCGATCGCGGTGTCACGCAGGAAGTTTCGTGGCGCGGTCTGTAGTCCGTGATCGAACAGGCGCCACACCATGCAGACCAATGTGGTGGCGGCGAAAGCGCCCGCGACGCCGCTGGAGCCCCACGGCCAGCCGAGCCAGAACACCGCCTGGCCGCCGACGATCAGCGGGATCCTCGGCACCAGCACGTCGGCCTCGCGCAGCCGCTTGGCGACCTCCCAGGTGGCGACGCCGACGCCGGCGGCCGCAACGCCGATGAACACCTTCGGCACGAAGAGCAGGATCGCGATGAGCGATAACCCGAGGCCGAAGCCGACGGCCAGCGCGGCGGGCAAGTTCCGGCCCGCCCGTGACTTCGCCGCCGCCGGAACGGCCTCAGAAGTCGTCGCGTCGGCCGCGCCGGCACCCTGGTCGATGGTCGCACCACCGGAGGCATTGTCGGCGGTCGCGGCGTCACGCACGTCCCCGTGCCTTGCATCAGGTGTGCCGTTCGCCGGCGGCGGCGTTGCGGCCGCACCGGTCGCGGCGGCGTTCTCGGCCACGATTGTCCCGTCGCTCACTCGTCGTTCCGTTCGTTCCCCGCCCGGAGGCGGGCGCTCGGCTGTCTTCCATTGGCGGCATTCCCGGTGCCCTACGTGGTTACGCAAGCTGCCGCCTCCGGGCCCGTCGCTCATGCCGCCACGTCCGATGACATCGGCATACGCCGAGGGCGTCAGACCTCGAGCAGTTCAGATTCCTTGTGCTTGACCAGCTCGTCGATCTGGCCGACGTACTTCGCGGTGGTCTTGTCGAGCTCCTTTTCGGCGCGCCCGACCTCATCCTCACCTGCCTCGCCATCTTTCTGGATGCGCGACAGTTCGTCCATGGCCTTGCGGCGGACATTTCGGATCGACACCTTGGCGTCTTCACCCTTGCTCTTGGCCTGCTTGGCCAGTTCCCTGCGGCGCTCCTCGGTGAGCTGCGGGATCGAGATGCGGATGATGTCACCGTTGTTGGTCGGGTTCACCCCGAGGTCGGAATTGCGTATCGCGGTCTCGATCGGACCCATCTGCGCCTGCTCATAGGGCTTGATCACCACCATCCGCGGCTCCGGCACCGTGATGCTCGACATCTGGGTGATCGGGGTCAGCGACCCGTAGTAGTCGACGACAATCCGGGAGAACATGCCCGGGTTCGCGCGACCGGTCCGGATGGCACCTAGATCGTCCTTCGCAACCGAGACAGCCTTCTCCATTTTCTCCTCGGCATCGAAGAGCGCTTCATCAATCACGACCGTTTCCTCCACAGCGTCGTCAGCGTCATAATCCGCAGGTCGCGGGGTCAGGACCGAACCAATGTGCCGATCTTCTCACCGGCGACCGCCCGGGCAATATTGCCCTTCGTCAATAAATTGAACACCAGGATTGGCATCTGGTTATCCATACACAAGCTGAAAGCCGTCGCGTCGGCGACCTTCAGATCGCGCTCGATGACTTCCTTATGGGTGATCTCGGTATACATGGTGGCGCTCGTGTCCACCCGAGGGTCAGCGGTGAACACCCCGTCGACCGCCTTCGCCATCAGCACCACATCGGCGCCGATCTCCAAGGCGCGCTGGGCGGCGGTGGTGTCGGTGGAGAAATACGGCATGCCCATCCCCGCGCCGAAGATGACCACGCGCCCCTTCTCCAGATGCCGCTTGGCCCGCAACGGCAGGTACGGCTCGGCGACCTGGCCCATGGTGATCGCGGTCTGCACCCGGGTGTCAACCCCCTGCTGCTGCAGAAAGTCTTGCAGCGCAAGGCTGTTCATCACGGTGCCGAGCATGCCCATGTAGTCCGAACGGGCCCGCTCCATACCGCGTTCCTCGAGCTCGGCGCCACGGAAGAAGTTGCCGCCGCCGATCACCACGGCCACCTGGACACCGGAGGCGACGACCTCGGCGATCTGCTCGGCGACCGCCTGCACGACGTCGGGATCGAGCCCGACCGTTCCGCCGCCGAACATCTCCCCACCTAGTTTGAGCAGCACCCGGCGATATCCTGGGCGGTCGATCCCCGGGTCCGTCATGGGTGTACTTCTCCTTCGGCGATGGATTCGGTCTCACGGCAAGCAGGTCGGCCGGACAGCAACGTAGAGCGAACCTATCCTGCCTTATCCGGATTCCCCGGCGGCAAAAGGCCCCCTCCGAACCGCCGGGCTCGCCCTGTCAGACCAAGGAATCGGGGGCAAATGAGTCCGGACAGCCGAAACCCCTCGCACACCGATGCGGAGCGCGAGGGGTCTCGAAGGGAGATCAGGCCTGTCCGACCTCGAAGCGGGCGAAGCGGGTCACGGTGACACCGGCCTCTTCCAGCAGGGCCTTGACGGTCTTCTTGGAGTCGGTGACCGACGACTGCTCGAGCAGCACGACATCCTTGAAGAAGCCGTTGACGCGGCCCTCGGTGATCTTCGGCAGCGCGGCCTCGGGCTTGCCCTCCTCGCGGGCGGTCTCCTCGGCGATGCGACGCTCGTTGTCCACGACCTCGGCCGGAACCTCGTCGCGGGTCAGGTACTTGGCCTTGAGCGCGGCGACCTGCATGCCGACGGCACGCGCGGCCTCGGCGGCAGCGTCGCCCTCACCCTGGTACTCGACCAGCACGCCGACGGCCGGCGGCAGGTCGGTGGCCCGCTTGTGCAGGTAGGTGGCGACCGGGCCGTCGAAGGAAGCGACACGACGCAGCTCGAGCTTCTCGCCGATCTTGGCGGCCAGCGCCTGCAGGGCGTCGTCGGCGGTCTGGCCACCGAGGTCGAGGGCCTTGAGCGTGTCCAGGTCGGCCGGCTTCGCGGCCGCGGCAGCGGTCACGATCTTGTCGGCCAGACCCTGGAACTCATCGTTCTTGGCGACGAAGTCGGTCTCGGAGTTGATCTCGACCAGCACGCCGCCCTTGGCGGCGATCAGGCCTTCGGCGGTGGCGCGCTCGGCACGCTTGCCGACGTCCTTGGCGCCCTTGATACGCAGCACCTCGACGGCCTTGTCGAAATCACCCTCGGTCTCGACCAGCGCGTTCTTGCAGTCCATCATCCCGGAGCCGGTGAGCTCCCGCAGCCGCTTCACGTCAGCGGCGGTGTAGTTCGCCATCGGTGGCGATCCTCCTGTGTGTTGTCAATGGGTGGTAACACCACCTTGCCGACCTCTCCCGTACTGGAAGAGGCCGGCAAGGTGAACAAAAGCCGTCGAGAGGCTCAGAAGTCGGCCGGAGTGGTGGTCGGCGGGACCTCGGCGACCGCGG includes these proteins:
- a CDS encoding serine hydrolase, whose amino-acid sequence is MTRRSRWFGAIALPAVALLVSCSSPAIDGAGSATLTTANLAPDQVVGLALPDRAVEVAVEKLDGLVESLMADTKIPGMAVAVVHGGKTVYSKGFGVREVGHDDKVDSDTVFQLASVSKSLAATVVAHQVGAGSVGWDTPVVSKLPWFALREPYVTANVTIGDLFAHRSGLPDHAGDRLEDLGYDRRQVLDKLRVDPLDPFRITYHYTNFGLTAAAEAVAAAAGAEWAQLSADVLYTPLGMSSTSSRFDDYKARSNRAVGHMSVDGDWVAQAVRNPDAQAPAGGASSSVRDMAQWLAMMLGTGAIGGKVIAPESALLPAITPQVISGPPTAPDARAGFYGYGFNVSSTSAGRVTYSHSGAFSLGAATNFLVIPSADVAIVALTNTAPIGVPETLTAEFADLVQYGKVREDWRALYQHVFAGMAEPEGELVGKQSPANPAAPQPLVSYAGTYANDYWGPAVVSDAGGTLVLALGPAGRTYPLKHWDGDTFVFTLSDENAPPGTVSKATFTADALTLEYFDEDGLGTFKR
- a CDS encoding DUF397 domain-containing protein, with the protein product MVFTPAEWDAFIGGAQHGEFERS
- a CDS encoding CopG family transcriptional regulator is translated as MALKRTMVYADANDLAIIKEAAAQSNVSEAEIIRNAIHLAALRMQRRSEPLRLRRFASGDPTLAERVDEYLADDFGDHPERL
- a CDS encoding type II toxin-antitoxin system VapC family toxin; translation: MTVDIEGPGIVIADTSGLIAAFDTSSPDSDGAFHTLEQAGLVVLSPLALAEVDHVARRVLGRRIATEMIEDLSAQARTGRFEIATVTPDVLDQANAVRRLYPDLRLDLADAVIVALAADYETDAVLTLDRRDFRALTPLTEHKAFRVLPDDLR
- a CDS encoding flavodoxin family protein, translated to MTLSTRSDGGIVLGLSCGQPGGSAELLLTAALSAAREGGMDARLVRLDDLEIAPGPDTGTADDTAWFWEQLIECDALIVAVPVLTRTIPGRLKLLADRILGPNADAAITTELLRLQASGVTPAVSFRVDERVLRPRVAGFIAVGGSLTPRWTTLALPLLHTLTFSMRIAVVDQVQFAGAGMPRSIVLDDSAIARATQLGRNVTGQVGVRFEDAKYLGDKPGLCPSCHLDVFVLRGQEAECATCGASGELVVVDGAVTVRFPGGEARGSVTSMEELRDHFFEIQQTAAGQGAQADEIARRAKVYEPSAFTVRPER
- the rlmN gene encoding 23S rRNA (adenine(2503)-C(2))-methyltransferase RlmN, which translates into the protein MTVSLPLVFDAPRRGMPPRHLADLDPDGRRAAVEELGLPKFRADQIARQYYGRLQADPEQMTDLPAPVREKIGEALFPPLMSVVKHVACDAGQTRKTLWRAGDGTLLESVLMRYPDRATLCISSQAGCGMACPFCATGQGGLNRNLSTAEIVDQVRAAAAAMRDGEVAGGPGRLSNIVFMGMGEPLANYKRVVAAVRRITSPAPDGFGISQRNVVVSTVGLAPAIRKLADEDLSVTLAVSLHTPDDELRDTLVPVNNRWPVAEVLDAARYYADKSGRRVSIEYALIRDINDQPWRADMLGQKLHKALGSRVHVNVIPLNPTPGSKWDASPKPVEAEFVRRVNAQGVPCTVRDTRGQEIAAACGQLAAEG
- a CDS encoding LapA family protein, which codes for MTSHAEESSEPEPGRPPEPVVPPTPPKPVAKTLEKSRTGDTWIAFIVAALIGILVLIFIMQNLEQQRVDLLFWDFSLPVGILVLLSVIAGALVMALVGGVRIVQLRRVAKRP
- a CDS encoding phosphatidate cytidylyltransferase; this encodes MDQGAGAADATTSEAVPAAAKSRAGRNLPAALAVGFGLGLSLIAILLFVPKVFIGVAAAGVGVATWEVAKRLREADVLVPRIPLIVGGQAVFWLGWPWGSSGVAGAFAATTLVCMVWRLFDHGLQTAPRNFLRDTAIAIFTLAWIPLLASFATLLLLEPDGNLRVLTFMILVVCSDVGGYVAGVLFGRHPMVPSISPKKSWEGFGGSLVFSVIGGLLTVTLLLDANSMIGVVLGIGLVLVATVGDLIESQIKRELGIKDMGTLLPGHGGIMDRLDSMLPSAFVSWLVLSTFL
- the frr gene encoding ribosome recycling factor; its protein translation is MIDEALFDAEEKMEKAVSVAKDDLGAIRTGRANPGMFSRIVVDYYGSLTPITQMSSITVPEPRMVVIKPYEQAQMGPIETAIRNSDLGVNPTNNGDIIRISIPQLTEERRRELAKQAKSKGEDAKVSIRNVRRKAMDELSRIQKDGEAGEDEVGRAEKELDKTTAKYVGQIDELVKHKESELLEV
- the pyrH gene encoding UMP kinase, whose protein sequence is MTDPGIDRPGYRRVLLKLGGEMFGGGTVGLDPDVVQAVAEQIAEVVASGVQVAVVIGGGNFFRGAELEERGMERARSDYMGMLGTVMNSLALQDFLQQQGVDTRVQTAITMGQVAEPYLPLRAKRHLEKGRVVIFGAGMGMPYFSTDTTAAQRALEIGADVVLMAKAVDGVFTADPRVDTSATMYTEITHKEVIERDLKVADATAFSLCMDNQMPILVFNLLTKGNIARAVAGEKIGTLVRS
- the tsf gene encoding translation elongation factor Ts, which translates into the protein MANYTAADVKRLRELTGSGMMDCKNALVETEGDFDKAVEVLRIKGAKDVGKRAERATAEGLIAAKGGVLVEINSETDFVAKNDEFQGLADKIVTAAAAAKPADLDTLKALDLGGQTADDALQALAAKIGEKLELRRVASFDGPVATYLHKRATDLPPAVGVLVEYQGEGDAAAEAARAVGMQVAALKAKYLTRDEVPAEVVDNERRIAEETAREEGKPEAALPKITEGRVNGFFKDVVLLEQSSVTDSKKTVKALLEEAGVTVTRFARFEVGQA